Genomic window (Aquimarina sp. BL5):
TTTTGAAGTGATAACTTCTCAAAGTCCAGATATTTCTGAGCTGCTGGATATGCAGTTAGTAATACCTGAAAACCATAATCTAATTGATATCCTTCTACCATATCTGTCTTAACACGACCACCAGCACGGTCCGTAGCTTCTATAATTACAGGAGAATATCCGTAGTTTTCTAGTACCTGGGCTGCAATTAATCCACTTACTCCAGCACCAATAATATGGATTTTATATCCTTCTTTTTTCATACACTATGCGTTTCGATATCTATAATAAAATTATTCTGCCTGCTATATAGTCTTAAAGGTCTAAAGGGTTTCAAATTACTATGAATAGTATTTTTCTAATTTTTGTTTAGTTTTAAAATGAAGGCGTCAAACGTTTCACAAAAAACGTAGTAAATACCTCATAAAAGACTATTGGGTCTATAAATTTCATACCTTGTATAAAATTTGATTGAAAACAATTAAAAACTTTTAGAGCACATATTTTATGGACTTTATTAGTTATTTTACAGTATAATCCCCAGAGAATGACTATAATCAATAGATAAACAAAATTTATTATGGCAAGTCAGTCCGTATAGTCCGGAATTTACAACTGTGCCTTTGGGGATTTTTATTTTCTTAGTTAAAATACTATCATAATTTCTACTAAAAACCTGTCTTTCCGAAAAGAAGGATACCAAACGAATAGGCGATTCGTATTACCGTTGTTACTATTCTTCAAAGATCTGAAGCTTTTGGTTTCAGAAATAATCAATCAATTCGAAAGAATATTTTTTGATTACTAATCATTCTTTTGATTATAATTCTTATTGTAAGAACGTATTACAAAAACAATCCAAACCAAAAAAATAGTAGTAACTATTATAGAATATAAAATTACCGGATCCATTATAAGTTGTTTTTAAAGTAATTAAGGAAACCCAAAATTGTAGGCGCCCATAAACCTATAAAAATGGCTTCAAGGTGCCTTCCCCTAATAAAGGAGTAATGTGATAAACAAATAACACCAATAACTGTTAGTAGCATAATGACATTCATTAGACCAACTTTCTTTATAAAGTTTTTAATCATGTTCAAGATAGTGAATTTAATTTTGCTTGATTTTTAGTTTTGTTTAAACTATTGTTAAAAACATTAAACAAATATACAACATGCTTTAACTTTACAAAAATTTAAAACCGAAAATAACTCGGAACATTTTTTCATTACAATATATAATGATGTACAAAATATAAATAAGATATGAATGACAAGGTAGAAGATTCCTTAAATAGAAAAGTAGCCATTACCAGAAGAGAACATTTTAATGCCGCCCATAGATTACATAATCCTGATTGGACTGAAGAAAAAAATAAAAAAGTTTTTGGCAAATGTAATAACCCTAATTACCACGGTCATAATTATGAGCTTGAAGTTAAAGTTATTGGTTATGTCCAACCAGAAACCGGATATGTTATAGATACAAAGATCCTATCTGATGTAATTAAAGATCAAATAACCGGTCGTTTTGATCATAAAAACCTAAATCTGGATGTAGCGGAATTTAAAAATTTAAACCCTACCGCAGAAAATATAGCAATGGTAACCTATGATATCTTAAGAGAACATTTGGATCAAAAACTAGAGCTAAAAATAAAGCTTTATGAAACACCAAGAAATTATGTTGAATTCCCACTATAAATAATAATCGCAAGTTAATATGGATTATGATATAGTATTAATTAAACTTTAGCTCATGAAAATGATTAATAAAATTAAGACAGCACCAAAAAAATCCGACAGTACAACAATCAAATCGGCTGAATCTATTTACGATATCAAAATCAACAGTATAGAGGGGAAAGATATTGACTTAGAAAGCTTTAAAGGAAAAAAGATATTGTTTGTTAATGTAGCTTCTAAATGCGGTTTTACTGGTCAATACAAGGATTTACAAAAACTATATAATATCTACCAAGATAGTCTTATGATCATTGGATCCCCTTGTAATCAATTTGGTAAACAAGAACCAGGAAGCACCTCTGAAATTCAATCTTTTTGTGAACGTAATTACGGTGTAACATTCTTAATAACTGAAAAGATTGATGTTAAAGGAAATAGTCAACATCCACTATATGATTGGCTAACTAGTAAACAAAAAAACGGTAAGAAAAATTCAAGTGTAAAGTGGAATTTTCAAAAATACTTGATTGACGAACAAGGTCAACTTATTGATTATTATTTTTCGACAACTAGCCCGATGAGTTTAAAAATAAAAAAGCATCTCAACTAAATATTTTTCACTTTGTCACAGCCCTAAGTATCTTATTATTACTATTAGTAATGCTATAATTGTTTTTGTTTTCATATACTTTACCTTATAAATTACACTTTGCGTATAGTAACCCGTTGTGCATTTTGATTTTTTTATTCAAAATGCACAATAGGTTATAGTACTTGCTTTGTTTATTAAACGTGACTTTTATTTTCGTGATCTTGACTTCTAAGCGATAAAGCAAATTGCATGAGATCAAGATCAGCGTGTACCCCGTAATTACTACTTAGACAACCTTTTACTCCATCAAAACAAGCAATTAAGAACAAAATGGAAGCATCACTAGGATCACTTAATCCTTCATGTCTACAATATTCTATCAAAACACAATCGCGTTTACCATACCCTTTATTTGTTTTACGATCATATATCATATCGTCTTTGAACAAAAAATCTACTGTAAATCCCTGTTTCTTTACATTCTGGATATCTTCCAGAAGTGTTTTGTGTGATAATAATATCATAGTATTTTGTTTTTTAATTAATGTTTATAAATTCTAAGTAGTAATTAGGTATTGTTTTAACACCCATTTTATACTTGAGTTAAATCAAAATTTTCGTGACATAGA
Coding sequences:
- a CDS encoding 6-carboxytetrahydropterin synthase — translated: MNDKVEDSLNRKVAITRREHFNAAHRLHNPDWTEEKNKKVFGKCNNPNYHGHNYELEVKVIGYVQPETGYVIDTKILSDVIKDQITGRFDHKNLNLDVAEFKNLNPTAENIAMVTYDILREHLDQKLELKIKLYETPRNYVEFPL
- a CDS encoding glutathione peroxidase, which encodes MINKIKTAPKKSDSTTIKSAESIYDIKINSIEGKDIDLESFKGKKILFVNVASKCGFTGQYKDLQKLYNIYQDSLMIIGSPCNQFGKQEPGSTSEIQSFCERNYGVTFLITEKIDVKGNSQHPLYDWLTSKQKNGKKNSSVKWNFQKYLIDEQGQLIDYYFSTTSPMSLKIKKHLN